The Verrucomicrobium spinosum DSM 4136 = JCM 18804 genome includes a region encoding these proteins:
- a CDS encoding helix-hairpin-helix domain-containing protein: MDTLLSIVEMFKVLNGDTMAGKPKAILRKTKPGDYVAIATGANEYCYARCYRDRAIGVLPVRSRGLVPLEKVSGSEPAFFARLWVYDDDPTQAYIVGHRPFESEEASFPPAQYHPPDDFDQDYRIRGFKNAATYIKRTSNPEDVKGMEEYIKLQPGDLGPYLAKKKVEWPWLEGSQAG; encoded by the coding sequence GTGGACACCTTGCTTTCGATCGTGGAGATGTTCAAGGTGTTGAACGGCGATACCATGGCAGGCAAACCCAAAGCGATATTGCGGAAAACCAAACCTGGGGACTATGTCGCCATCGCGACAGGGGCCAATGAGTACTGCTATGCGCGCTGCTATCGTGACAGGGCCATTGGCGTGCTGCCGGTGCGGTCGCGGGGCCTTGTCCCTTTGGAGAAAGTGAGTGGCTCTGAACCTGCGTTTTTTGCCAGGCTCTGGGTGTATGATGATGATCCTACTCAGGCATATATCGTAGGACATCGGCCGTTTGAGAGTGAGGAAGCGTCCTTTCCTCCGGCGCAATACCATCCCCCTGACGATTTCGACCAGGACTACCGGATCCGCGGCTTCAAGAATGCAGCCACCTATATCAAGCGGACGAGCAATCCCGAGGATGTGAAAGGCATGGAAGAGTATATCAAGCTGCAACCGGGGGATCTCGGTCCCTATCTGGCAAAAAAGAAGGTTGAATGGCCCTGGCTGGAGGGCTCCCAGGCTGGCTGA